TTTCACGTCTCGGGCCTTGCCGAGTAGCTCTTTAAGGCGATCACGCAGCGCACGGTTATTGTTCAGACGTGTCTCCACATCGACGTACTGCTCGGTAACATCCTCACCCTTAACATGGCGCCGCAGCACAGTGCCGCTCTGCTCGACGCTGCCCATGGCCACCTCGAAAGCATCCTTGGGTACACGAAAAACCAGGCTCTGGTTGCTGTAGCCATAATCACTGGCTTCCTCGACATAACCGCCCAACGCCAACATGCGTTCGCTGAGCTGTACCTTGGCCTGATCAACATCGACCACCTCCAAGGTAAAGCTGGCCGTCCACACCAATAGTCGCCCAGCCGCCTTGCCTTGCAACTGTGTACCCGGCACTGCAGCCTCCGCGGAAGCAGCCGCCCCGCCCGGATAATCGCCACCACGCGAAGCGCATCCCAACACACTGCCCAGCAGCACGCAGAGCACCCAGAACTTCCATTGATTCAGGTATCGCTTCATCCGTAAGGCCCTCTCTGACCCGCACAGTAAATAAGCCGGCGATCATACGGGGCGCGATAGAACAACGTCATGTGCGACAGGTGCGCTCTGTTAACTCGCCCAGCTATTAGCCAGTGGGTTTGCGCACGGCCACGGATATAGCAGGCAGAAAAAACCCCGCATTTGCGGGGCTTTATCTGGGGGTTAACC
Above is a genomic segment from Pseudomonas leptonychotis containing:
- a CDS encoding DUF4349 domain-containing protein, with amino-acid sequence MKRYLNQWKFWVLCVLLGSVLGCASRGGDYPGGAAASAEAAVPGTQLQGKAAGRLLVWTASFTLEVVDVDQAKVQLSERMLALGGYVEEASDYGYSNQSLVFRVPKDAFEVAMGSVEQSGTVLRRHVKGEDVTEQYVDVETRLNNNRALRDRLKELLGKARDVKDILQIESELNRVQSEIDSMDARMRILKDQIQMSTLTVELRQQVPAKPATIYGPLGYLYKGAEWFVTKLFIIRE